From the Streptomyces sp. KMM 9044 genome, one window contains:
- a CDS encoding GlsB/YeaQ/YmgE family stress response membrane protein produces the protein MTIISWIILGLLAGAIAKFLLPGRDPGGLIGTTLIGVAGAFIGGWVSARWLDHPITKDFYDGATWAAAIGGSLVLLIAYRLLFGHSRD, from the coding sequence ATGACGATCATCAGCTGGATCATTCTGGGACTGTTGGCCGGAGCGATCGCGAAGTTCCTGCTGCCGGGCCGCGATCCGGGCGGCCTCATCGGCACGACCCTGATCGGTGTCGCCGGAGCGTTCATCGGCGGCTGGGTATCGGCCCGTTGGCTCGACCACCCGATCACCAAGGACTTCTACGACGGCGCCACCTGGGCCGCCGCTATAGGCGGCTCCCTGGTCCTCCTGATCGCCTACCGCCTCCTCTTCGGCCACTCGCGCGACTGA
- a CDS encoding APC family permease, which translates to MTSPSGSGLRRTLGVGDAVVIGLGSMVGAGIFAALAPAAHAAGSGLLLGLAVAAGVAYCNATSSARLAALYPASGGTYVYGRARLGEFWGYLAGWAFVVGKTASCAAMALTVGAYLWPGQAHAVAVAAVVALTAVNYGGVQKSAWLTRVIVAMVLAVLASVVVVCLTSGEVDAGRLSFAAPGGAGGVLQAAGLLFFAFAGYARIATLGEEVRDPARTIPRAIPLALGIALVVYVAVAVAVLSVLGAQELGDSGAPLTDAVRAAGVPELTPLVRAGAAAAALGSLLALILGVSRTTLAMARDRHLPGSLAAVHPRFRVPHRAELAVGAVVAVLAATVDVRGAIGFSSFGVLAYYAVANASAWTLRPGPAARVLPAVGLAGCLVLAFSLPGRSVAVGAGVLAVGAAAYGVRRWRAAGQ; encoded by the coding sequence ATGACATCCCCTTCCGGTTCCGGACTGCGCCGCACACTCGGTGTGGGAGACGCCGTCGTCATCGGTCTCGGCTCCATGGTGGGGGCCGGGATCTTCGCCGCTCTGGCGCCCGCTGCGCACGCGGCCGGCTCCGGGCTGCTCCTCGGACTCGCAGTCGCCGCCGGGGTCGCCTACTGCAACGCCACGTCGTCGGCGCGCCTCGCCGCGCTGTATCCCGCCTCGGGCGGCACCTACGTCTACGGGCGGGCGCGGCTCGGCGAGTTCTGGGGGTACCTCGCGGGCTGGGCGTTCGTGGTCGGCAAGACCGCCTCCTGCGCGGCGATGGCACTCACCGTCGGCGCGTACCTCTGGCCGGGGCAGGCCCACGCCGTGGCGGTCGCCGCTGTCGTGGCGCTGACCGCGGTGAACTACGGCGGTGTGCAGAAGTCCGCGTGGCTGACGCGGGTGATCGTGGCCATGGTCCTTGCTGTCCTCGCCTCCGTGGTGGTCGTGTGCCTGACCTCGGGAGAGGTCGATGCCGGGCGCCTCTCCTTCGCGGCACCGGGCGGCGCGGGCGGTGTGCTTCAGGCTGCCGGTCTGCTGTTCTTCGCCTTCGCCGGGTACGCGCGGATCGCGACACTCGGCGAGGAGGTGCGGGATCCCGCGCGCACCATTCCGCGCGCGATCCCGCTGGCCCTGGGCATCGCGCTGGTCGTGTACGTGGCTGTCGCGGTCGCCGTCCTTTCGGTGTTGGGGGCACAGGAGCTGGGTGACTCGGGCGCACCGCTCACCGACGCGGTGCGGGCGGCCGGGGTTCCGGAACTGACACCGCTGGTACGGGCGGGGGCGGCCGCGGCCGCGCTGGGATCACTGCTCGCCCTGATCCTGGGTGTCTCGCGGACGACGCTCGCCATGGCCCGGGACCGGCATCTGCCGGGCTCCCTGGCTGCCGTCCACCCCCGGTTCCGGGTGCCGCACCGGGCGGAGCTGGCCGTGGGAGCGGTGGTCGCCGTCCTGGCCGCCACGGTGGACGTACGGGGCGCGATCGGGTTCTCCTCCTTCGGGGTGCTGGCGTACTACGCGGTGGCCAACGCGTCGGCCTGGACGCTTCGTCCGGGACCGGCGGCGCGGGTACTGCCGGCGGTCGGGCTCGCCGGGTGCCTGGTCCTGGCGTTCTCGCTGCCGGGAAGGTCCGTGGCCGTCGGCGCGGGGGTGCTGGCGGTGGGTGCTGCCGCTTACGGGGTACGACGGTGGAGGGCCGCCGGGCAGTAG